A single window of bacterium DNA harbors:
- a CDS encoding ATP-binding protein, with translation MGKGTGLGLFIVYEIIKEHDGSIAVSSEQGKGTTFLIRLPLQE, from the coding sequence GTGGGTAAGGGGACTGGCCTGGGGCTATTTATTGTCTATGAGATTATAAAAGAGCATGATGGTTCTATTGCTGTCAGCAGTGAACAAGGCAAAGGAACAACATTCTTAATCAGACTGCCCTTACAGGAGTAA